Sequence from the Ectothiorhodospira sp. BSL-9 genome:
CCTTGGGCACGTCCTGATGCATACCCTGACTGCCGGTGGGCACCGCCACCATACTTTCGACCACGTCCATGCCTTCCACCACCTTGCCGAACACGGCATAGCCCCAGCCCTGGGGCGTCTCGGCGGTGAAGTCCAGGAAGCGGTTGTGTTCCACGTTGATGAAGAACTGCGCCGTGGCGGAGTGGGGGTTGGGGGTGCGGGCCATGGCCAGCGTGCCCACCTCGTTGCTCAGGCCGTTGTTGGCCTCGTTGCGGATGGGGTCGCGGGTGGGTTTTTGCTGCATGTCCGGGGTGAAGCCGCCACCCTGCACCATGAAGCCAGGGATCACCCGGTGAAAGATGGTGCCGTCGTAGAAGCCGTCGCGCACATAGGCCAGGAAGTTCTCGACCGTTTCAGGTGCCTTGTCCGCGTAGAGT
This genomic interval carries:
- a CDS encoding peptidylprolyl isomerase; protein product: MAETDNPKVQIETTKGTLVLELYADKAPETVENFLAYVRDGFYDGTIFHRVIPGFMVQGGGFTPDMQQKPTRDPIRNEANNGLSNEVGTLAMARTPNPHSATAQFFINVEHNRFLDFTAETPQGWGYAVFGKVVEGMDVVESMVAVPTGSQGMHQDVPKEPIVLNSVTEQ